The genome window AAACGGGTTCACGGGCCGGGTACGGTGGCGATCATCGTCGACGACATGGGATCGAGCATGCAGGAGGTGCGCGCACTCATGGCCATCAAGGTTCCGCTGACCTTCTCGCTTATCCCCGGTCTTGCCAAGGTACGCGATGTTGCAGAGGCGGCACGGTCGCAGGGGTACCCCGTCATGATCCATATTCCCATGGAGCCCCAGGGGTATCCGCACCAGCGTCTCGAAGCCAACGGGCTCCTGGTTGCCCAGAGCAACGAGGAGATCGCCCGTCGTATGAATGACTATATCCGGCTGCTGCCGCAGGCCGTGGGTGCCAACAACCATATGGGGTCGCGGTTCACCGAGGACAGGGACAAGATGAAGGTGGTGCTGAACCAGCTCAAGGCCCATTCGCTCTTTTTCGTCGACAGCAGAACCAGCCCCCGATCCGTCGGGATGGAGCTTGCGCGCGGCATGGCGCTGGATGCGGCCGGCCGGAACGTCTTTCTCGATAATGTCCAGGAAGTGGGGGCGATCAGAAGCCAGCTTGAACAGGTGGCTGCCCTGGCGCGCAAGCGGGGGAGCGCCATAGCCATTTGCCATCCCCACAAGGCGACGATCCAGGCCTTGTCTGCCGCATTGCCCGAGCTGCAGAAGGATGGCATCAACTTCGTCGGGGTATCGGAGCTGGTCAGGTAAGCGTCACTGCGTGACGGCGGGTGCGAGATGTTCCATGCACCGCTGGCGCAGTTTGCGGAAGCTGCGGTACGATTCTTCCTGCAGGATGGATTCCGGGGCACGGGGATTGATGGGGTGAACGATGAGAAAGCTCCCTTCCTGACCTAGGCCCTGTGCGCCAATGGTAACATTCACCAGGTGCGCCAGTCTCGCCTCCCGCCGATTCGTTATACTTCCCTCATATCCGTAACAGGCAATACGCTGGCGAATGATCTGCTTCCCGTCGGGATCGATCGCCATGAGTTCCATCTGGGCTGCCGCGCCGTTTTGCAAGGGCCGTATCAGAAACGTGGCAGATGCCGTGGCGTCGAGGAGTAGAGTGCTGAGCGGGTCCGAGGGGCTGAGACTGCTGCCGCTCGGCAGGAGCAGGGCGGTAATGAGGTCGGAAAAGCAGTCGCCGTTGATGAACCCTCGGCTGCTGCCGTCGCCGGTTTCGTAGTAAAGACCGGGTGGGTGGTTGACGTTGCCCAGCGACGGGCTGCCGCAGATGGGGCAATGCGGCTTGAGCGCGGCACGGCGGCTCGTAAAGGCTGCATTGCGTCGCTCATCCTCGGCATTCAGCCATGCGCTGAACTGCTGGGCGCGGGGTTCCTTGATGCCTCGGATTGCAGCCAGCATCAGCCGGGTGAGCTGCACGAACTGCCCGAAGACGTCGGTTCCCCGGGCGTGGGTCAGAATGGGGAAGATGCGGCCGTCCGGGTTGGTGTTGAGACTGTCTACCTTGGGGCTTTTCGCAATGTAGGTGTCGAGGCAGCGATAGCCGCGATTGATGGCAAACGCCTTCAGGAGGGTGCGCTGGTCCCTGAACATGCCGTCGAATTTCACGCGTGAATCCACCAGGCAGGGGATGAGTGCCAGGCTCTTTTTGTCCAGCCCCCTGCTGTCGAACAGGGTAAAGATGTTGCGGCAGTTCTCCAGCGACGCCATATCCTTGACCGGGATCAGGACCTGATCCGCGGCATAGAGCGCGTTCTGGGTCAGGATATCCAGTTCCGGCCGGGTATCGATGACAATGATGCCGGGGATGCAAGAGGTTGCCAGTAACCGGGCGAGAAACATCGGCCCCTGGACGGAACTGCGCAGCTCGGAGAGTACGTTGGAGGAGGGGATGTAATTCACGCCGTACTGGCCGGTATGCAAAAGGTCGCAGCCAGGCGTGCCGCCCAGGAGCTCGGCCACGGTGCCGTGGGGATGTTGACCGGGCAGCGCGAACATCTTGTCCACGGTGAAATGGTTGTCGAAGGAGAAGACAGTGACGGAGAGGTCCTCCCGCATGGCCTTGAGGAAGATCGCCAGGTTGGTGGCAAGGGTGGTCTTGCCGACCCCTCCCTTTTCCGAGGAGATGGTGATGACGTAGGGATGCTGTGACATGGGCGCATCATAGTATGATCGCCCGGTCGGGTCAACCTGATTGACGCACCCCGCACCCTGTGCTAGTGTCACGGCCACTGGCCGGCTTCTTCCCCCGGCAGCGGAAAAACGGGCCGGAAAGCATGCCGCCGGTCTTTCCGTATCAAGTTGAGCAGGCACAGCCATGGAACTCTTTGCCGAAAAACGGATATTGACCGTAAGCCAGCTCTCTGCGCTGGTCAAGGATGTGCTGGAAGAGAACTTCGAGCAGGTCTGGGTCGAAGGGGAGGTCTCGAACCTGGCGACTCCCCAGTCCGGGCATATCTATCTCACCCTGAAGGATGCCGGGGCACAGCTGAAATGCGTTCTGTTCCGCGCCGCGGCCCGCTCGCTCAGGTTCAAGATCAGGGACGGCATGCGTCTCATCGTCCGCGGCCGGATCTCGGTCTTTGCCCAGCGGGGCGACTACCAGCTCATTGCCGAATACCTGGAGCCGCAGGGGATTGGCGCCCTGCAGCTCGCCTTTCTCCAGCTCAAGGAGCGGCTTGCCAGGGAAGGGCTCTTTGCCGAAGCGAACAAGAAGCCGATTCCCCGTCTGCCACGGCGGATCGGGGTGGTGACCTCGCCGACCGGCGCCGCGATCCATGATATCCTCACCATGCTCGATCGCCGCTTCGCCAATATCGAGGTTCTGCTCATCCCGGTCAAGGTGCAGGGAGAAGGGGCGGCAGTGGAGATCGCCTCGGCAATCAGGGATTTCAATCTCTACCGCGACGTCGACGTGCTGATCGTCGGCCGGGGAGGCGGATCGCTGGAAGACCTCTGGGCCTTTAACGAGGAGATTGTTGCCCGGGCCATCGCATCGTCCAGGATCCCGGTGATCTCGGCTGTGGGGCACGAGATCGACTTCACCATCGCCGATCTGGCCGCCGACCTGCGGGCGCCGACTCCATCGGCAGCGGCTGAACTGGTCATTACCAGCAAAGCGGAGCTGACAACCCTGGTGCAGACCCTCGAACACCGGCTGGGACGCGCTGCAGCCGGTCTGATAGCGGGTCTGAAGTCCAGGGTGGGAATGGCTCAGGCGTCACTCAGAGACCCGGCCATGCTGATCGGTCAGCTCGGTCAAAGGGTCGATTTCATGCAGGAGCGGATGTCATCCCTTCTGGGAAGAATGCTGGCACGCCACACCGATCGACTCAGTGCCCTGATCGAGATGCTTCGGCTCCGGAGTCCGGGGAGAGCGGTGGAGCATGGGCGGGAACAACTTCAGAACCTCGTTGCCCGCAGGGACCAGGCCGTACAGCGTCGGATGGACCATCTCCGCGAGACAATGGCCCGCCGCACCGGTGCACTGGATGCCCTGTCGCCGCTTGCCACCCTTGCACGCGGCTATTCCCTGGCCCAGCGCGAAAAGGACGGCCTGATCGTCCGCAGTTCCGATCAGCTGGCAGTGGGTGACCGTCTGCGTCTTCGCCTGCACAGGGGTTCTGCCGGTTGCCTGGTGGAAACGGTTGAGCCTGCGGTCGCAGATCAAGGCAGTGCTTGACTGGCAGTCCCAAACAGGTATAATGACGATCCATTTTTGATGACCGGGAACCATATGGCCGTGGAAAAGTTCGAGACATCGCTGAAGAAACTGGAAGAGGTGGTCAAGCGCCTGGAAAGCGGCGAGCTCCCCCTTGACGATGCCCTCAAGGCGTTCGAGGAAGGGGTCAAGCATGCTGCCGTCTGCAGCCGGAAGCTGAACGAGGCTGAAAAGAAGGTGGAACTGCTGCTCAAACAGAAGGATGGCAGTTTCAGGACCGAGCCGTTTCATCTGGAGGATGCATAACCCGGCTTTTGTGTGGTTGATTACCCCTGTCCCTTCTGAAGGAGAGGTTCGATGGATCTCAAGCAGTATATCAAGCAGTGCTGTGCCGAGGTTGATGCGGCGCTGGACCGTTTCCTACCGCCGGAAACGGAACTCCCCGCATCTTTGCATTCGGCCATGCGCTATTCGATCTTTGCCGGCGGCAAACGAATCCGTCCGGTTCTAATGCTGGCGGCCTGCGAAGCAGTGGGCGGCAATAGCGAGACGGTGATGCCGGCGGCGTGCGCCATGGAGATGATCCATACCTACTCGCTCATTCACGACGATCTTCCGGCCATGGACGATGATGATTTCCGGCGCGGCCGCCCGACCAACCACAAGGTCTATGGCGAGGCAGTTGCGATCCTGGCCGGAGATGCCCTGCTCACCGAGGCCTTTGTCCTTTTGAGCAATCCCGCATTCCAGAAGGCGGATGCCGGCCGTACCATGGCGGTTATCCAGGAAATAGCCCGCTGCGCCGGCTCCCACGGCATGGTGGGTGGCCAGGTGGTGGACATGGAGAGCGAGGGGAAGGCGGAGATCGACCTTGCCACGGTCCAGTATATCCATACCCACAAGACCGGTGCCCTGATAAAGGCGGCGGTGAAGTCGGGGGCCATCCTCGGCGGGGCCACGGAGGCACAGCTGGCAGCTCTGACCACCTATGGGGAGGCTATCGGTCTCGCCTTCCAGATCGCGGATGACATCCTCGACATCGAGGGGACCACCGAAGAGATCGGCAAGGATGCCGGCAGTGACCAGGCACGCGGCAAGGCGACCTATCCTGCGGTGATGGGGCTTGCCGATTCCAAGCGTCGTGCTGCCGAACTGGTCGAGATGGCGCTCAATGCCCTCGATCCATTCGATGCCAAGGCCGAACCGCTGCGGGAGATTGCCCGCTACATCATCGCCCGTAAATCATGAACTATCGAATCCTTGATACCATTAACGAGCCGCAGGACCTGAAGAGGCTCTCTTTTGCCGATCTCAGGTCGCTTGCCGACGAATTGCGCCGGGAGATCATCGCAACCTGCGCGACCAATGGCGGACACCTGGCTCCCAGCCTGGGCGTTGTGGAGCTTACCCTTGCCCTGCACCGCGTCTTCGATTCACCTGCCGACAAGATCGTCTGGGACGTTGGCCACCAGGCCTATGCCCACAAGCTTCTGACTGGCCGCCGCGACCGTTTCCGCACCCTGCGAACCCTCGACGGGATCAGCGGTTTCCCCAAGCGGGCCGAATCCCCTCACGATGCCTTTGATGTGGGCCATTCCTCCACCTCGATCTCAGCGGCAACCGGGATGGCCGTGGCCCGCGATCTGAAGGGGGAGAGGAACAAGGTGGTTGCGGTCATTGGCGACGGCTCCATGACCGGCGGCATTGCCTATGAAGGGCTCAATCATGCCGGGCATCTGAACAAGGACCTCGTCGTCATCCTCAACGACAACGAGATGTCCATTGCCGAGAACGTCGGGGCACTGTCGGAGTTTCTTTCCCGTACCATAACCAATGAGTTCGTCCACAAGATCAAGAAGGATCTGGAGCATTTCCTCGAAGGGCTGGATTCCGTAGGCCGGGGGGTTCTGCAGGTGGCCAAGCGTGCCGAGGAGTCGCTCAAGGGGCTGTTCACGCCTGGGATGCTCTTTGAGGCGTTCGGCTTCGAGTATGTCGGTCCCATCGATGGCCATAACCTGGAGCTGCTCCAGGAGACCCTGCAGAAGGTGCATCGCTTCGACGATGCGGTCCTGATCCATGTCCTGACGAAAAAAGGGAAGGGCTACCCGCCCGCCGAGGGGAACCCTTCGTTGTTCCACGGCGTTGGTCCCTTTGATATTGCGACCGGCAAGGTCATAAAAGGGAAGGGAGGAGCTGCATCCTACACCGGCGTCTTCGGCGACTCTATCCGCAAGATCGCTGCCGATGACGAGCGGGTCGTTGCCCTTACGGCAGCCATGCCCGATGGAACCGGCCTTGGCACCTTTGCCCGCGAATTTCCCGAGCGGTTTTTCGATGTGGGGATAGCTGAGCAGCACGGCGTAACCTTTGCCGCTGGTCTGGCTACAAAGGGATTCAGACCCGTTTTTGCCGTCTATTCCTCGTTTCTGCAACGTGCCTTTGACCAAGTCTGCCATGACGTCTGCCTGCAGAACCTGCCGGTGACCTTTGCCATCGACCGGGCAGGGGTGGTGGGAAGCGACGGGCCTACCCACCACGGGCTGTTCGATCTCTCCTATCTTCGCCATCTGCCCAATATGGTACTTATGGCGCCCAAGGATGAAAACGAGCTTCAGCACATGCTCTTTACCGCCATATCCAGCGGCGGACCGGCAGCGGTGCGCTATCCCCGCGGCAATGGCTACGGCGTCCCGCTCGATCAGACCTTTCACGAGCTCCCCATCGGCAAGGCAGAGGTTCTGCGCGATGGCAGGGACGGGGCGCTGCTTGCAGTGGGAACCATGGTCCGGCCTTGCTTAGAGGCTGCAGAGGCGCTTGCTGCTGAAGGAATCCAACTGGCCGTCGTAAATATTCGCTTTGTGAAACCTCTCGATCGGGAGACTGTTCTCGCATTTGCACGTCAGGCAGGACGGTTGTTTACGGCTGAAGAGAACGCGCTGCAGGGTGGTTTCGGAGCAGCGGTACTGGAATTGCTCGAAGAGGAGGGGCTGCCCGCGGCCGTCACCCGCTTCGGATATCCCGACCAATTCGTGGAGCAGGGGGAGCAGCACGAACTCCGTGCCCGCTACGGTCTCGATGCGGCAGGGATTGCAGCATCGGTTCAACGGGCTCTGCGCGCTGACACAAGCCGGTAACCGGCAGCGGTGAACCGAACCTTTCGGTTCACACGCGGCTGTCGCTGTGTTATGGTAGATACCATGACTTATGCTGAACTTCGTGATGCCCTCGGTGTGCTGGGACTTTCGGACCGTGCCAGTCTTCGCGATATCAAGCGACGTCACAGGGATCTGGTCAAACGTCTCCACCCCGACAAAGCAACAGACGAAGATCCCGAACGGATCAGGCAGGTCAATGCTGCCTACGCCCTCATACGTTCCTACCTCGACACCTATACCTACTCCTTCAACGAAGAAGAATTCTATCTCCAGAACCCCGAAGAACGGCTTCGCCGCCAATTCTGGGAAG of Geobacter sp. contains these proteins:
- a CDS encoding DnaJ domain-containing protein, whose protein sequence is MTYAELRDALGVLGLSDRASLRDIKRRHRDLVKRLHPDKATDEDPERIRQVNAAYALIRSYLDTYTYSFNEEEFYLQNPEERLRRQFWEDPLWGGIR
- a CDS encoding divergent polysaccharide deacetylase family protein, with amino-acid sequence MKAKKRNRTNRRKPAGGKRPFGALLLVVLLIVLVVLLLEQLRERMPVEAPVPSTPQQNERYKLPPRQTYHPVEQQPYTSSSIDSLRKYPRKKRVHGPGTVAIIVDDMGSSMQEVRALMAIKVPLTFSLIPGLAKVRDVAEAARSQGYPVMIHIPMEPQGYPHQRLEANGLLVAQSNEEIARRMNDYIRLLPQAVGANNHMGSRFTEDRDKMKVVLNQLKAHSLFFVDSRTSPRSVGMELARGMALDAAGRNVFLDNVQEVGAIRSQLEQVAALARKRGSAIAICHPHKATIQALSAALPELQKDGINFVGVSELVR
- a CDS encoding exodeoxyribonuclease VII large subunit, translated to MELFAEKRILTVSQLSALVKDVLEENFEQVWVEGEVSNLATPQSGHIYLTLKDAGAQLKCVLFRAAARSLRFKIRDGMRLIVRGRISVFAQRGDYQLIAEYLEPQGIGALQLAFLQLKERLAREGLFAEANKKPIPRLPRRIGVVTSPTGAAIHDILTMLDRRFANIEVLLIPVKVQGEGAAVEIASAIRDFNLYRDVDVLIVGRGGGSLEDLWAFNEEIVARAIASSRIPVISAVGHEIDFTIADLAADLRAPTPSAAAELVITSKAELTTLVQTLEHRLGRAAAGLIAGLKSRVGMAQASLRDPAMLIGQLGQRVDFMQERMSSLLGRMLARHTDRLSALIEMLRLRSPGRAVEHGREQLQNLVARRDQAVQRRMDHLRETMARRTGALDALSPLATLARGYSLAQREKDGLIVRSSDQLAVGDRLRLRLHRGSAGCLVETVEPAVADQGSA
- the dxs gene encoding 1-deoxy-D-xylulose-5-phosphate synthase — translated: MNYRILDTINEPQDLKRLSFADLRSLADELRREIIATCATNGGHLAPSLGVVELTLALHRVFDSPADKIVWDVGHQAYAHKLLTGRRDRFRTLRTLDGISGFPKRAESPHDAFDVGHSSTSISAATGMAVARDLKGERNKVVAVIGDGSMTGGIAYEGLNHAGHLNKDLVVILNDNEMSIAENVGALSEFLSRTITNEFVHKIKKDLEHFLEGLDSVGRGVLQVAKRAEESLKGLFTPGMLFEAFGFEYVGPIDGHNLELLQETLQKVHRFDDAVLIHVLTKKGKGYPPAEGNPSLFHGVGPFDIATGKVIKGKGGAASYTGVFGDSIRKIAADDERVVALTAAMPDGTGLGTFAREFPERFFDVGIAEQHGVTFAAGLATKGFRPVFAVYSSFLQRAFDQVCHDVCLQNLPVTFAIDRAGVVGSDGPTHHGLFDLSYLRHLPNMVLMAPKDENELQHMLFTAISSGGPAAVRYPRGNGYGVPLDQTFHELPIGKAEVLRDGRDGALLAVGTMVRPCLEAAEALAAEGIQLAVVNIRFVKPLDRETVLAFARQAGRLFTAEENALQGGFGAAVLELLEEEGLPAAVTRFGYPDQFVEQGEQHELRARYGLDAAGIAASVQRALRADTSR
- a CDS encoding exodeoxyribonuclease VII small subunit — encoded protein: MAVEKFETSLKKLEEVVKRLESGELPLDDALKAFEEGVKHAAVCSRKLNEAEKKVELLLKQKDGSFRTEPFHLEDA
- a CDS encoding polyprenyl synthetase family protein, with translation MDLKQYIKQCCAEVDAALDRFLPPETELPASLHSAMRYSIFAGGKRIRPVLMLAACEAVGGNSETVMPAACAMEMIHTYSLIHDDLPAMDDDDFRRGRPTNHKVYGEAVAILAGDALLTEAFVLLSNPAFQKADAGRTMAVIQEIARCAGSHGMVGGQVVDMESEGKAEIDLATVQYIHTHKTGALIKAAVKSGAILGGATEAQLAALTTYGEAIGLAFQIADDILDIEGTTEEIGKDAGSDQARGKATYPAVMGLADSKRRAAELVEMALNALDPFDAKAEPLREIARYIIARKS
- a CDS encoding AAA family ATPase: MSQHPYVITISSEKGGVGKTTLATNLAIFLKAMREDLSVTVFSFDNHFTVDKMFALPGQHPHGTVAELLGGTPGCDLLHTGQYGVNYIPSSNVLSELRSSVQGPMFLARLLATSCIPGIIVIDTRPELDILTQNALYAADQVLIPVKDMASLENCRNIFTLFDSRGLDKKSLALIPCLVDSRVKFDGMFRDQRTLLKAFAINRGYRCLDTYIAKSPKVDSLNTNPDGRIFPILTHARGTDVFGQFVQLTRLMLAAIRGIKEPRAQQFSAWLNAEDERRNAAFTSRRAALKPHCPICGSPSLGNVNHPPGLYYETGDGSSRGFINGDCFSDLITALLLPSGSSLSPSDPLSTLLLDATASATFLIRPLQNGAAAQMELMAIDPDGKQIIRQRIACYGYEGSITNRREARLAHLVNVTIGAQGLGQEGSFLIVHPINPRAPESILQEESYRSFRKLRQRCMEHLAPAVTQ